From a single Brassica napus cultivar Da-Ae chromosome C9, Da-Ae, whole genome shotgun sequence genomic region:
- the LOC106415147 gene encoding argininosuccinate lyase, chloroplastic → MGALDLSLSQSLLFSPSRSYSPSSTHRSVSFLPPGSKSRSLPPLRSMSSHDDNDTASKETKLWGGRFEESVTEKVEKFTESISFDKVLYKQDIMGSKAHATMLAHQGLITDTDRDSILQGLDEIERKIERDEFEWRTDREDVHMNIEAALTDLIGEPAKKLHTARSRNDQVATDFRLWCRDAIDTVIVKIKNLQTALVQLALKNEGLIVPGYTHLQRAQPVLLPHVLLTYVEQLERDAGRYIDCRERLNYCPLGACALAGTGLPIDRFMTATALGFTEPMRNSIDAVSDRDFVLEFLYANSNTAIHLSRLGEEWVLWASEEFGFMTPSDSVSTGSSIMPQKKNPDPMELVRGKSARVIGDLVTVLTLCKGLPLAYNRDFQEDKEPMFDSTKTIMGMIDVSAEFAQNVTFNQERIKRSLPAGHLDATTLADYLVKKGMPFRSSHDVVGKLVGVCVSRGCELQNLSLEEMKKLSPVFEEDVFGFLGVENSVNKFSSYGSTGSNCVAEQLGYWVNKLKITST, encoded by the exons ATGGGAGCACTTGATCTTTCTCTCTCACAGAGTCTCCTCTTCTCTCCGTCACGCTCCTACTCTCCCTCATCAACACACCGCTCCGTGTCTTTTCTACCGCCGGGAAGCAAGTCACGGTCTCTCCCTCCCTTGCGCTCAATGAGCAGCCACGACGACAACGACACGGCCTCCAAGGAGACGAAGCTATGGGGTGGAAGGTTCGAAGAGAGCGTCACAGAGAAAGTGGAGAAGTTCACTGAGTCCATTTCCTTCGACAAAGTTCTCTACAAGCAGGACATCATGGGCAGCAAAGCTCACGCCACAATGCTCGCTCACCAG GGGCTTATAACAGATACCGACAGGGATAGCATATTGCAAGGTCTTGATGAAATCGAGAGGAAGATTGAAAGAGATGAATTTGAATGGAGGACTGATCGAGAGGACGTGCACATGAACATTGAAGCAGCCCTCACTGATCTAATCGGCGAACCTGCTAAGAAGCTTCACACAGCGCGAAGCAGAAACGACCAGGTTGCTACTGATTTCAGGCTTTGGTGTCGTGACGCTATCGACACAGTCATTGTCAAAATCAAGAATCTTCAGACGGCTCTGGTTCAGCTTGCTTTGAAGAACGAGGGTTTGATTGTTCCTGGTTATACTCATCTCCAGAGAGCTCAGCCTGTTTTGCTCCCACACGTCCTCTTAACTTATGTAGAGCAG CTTGAACGTGATGCTGGTCGTTATATCGACTGTCGAGAGAGGCTAAATTACTGTCCCCTTGGAGCTTGTGCTTTGGCTGGGACTGGTCTACCTATCGATAGGTTCATGACTGCAACTGCTCTTGGATTCACCGAACCAATGAGAAACAG CATCGACGCGGTATCAGACCGAGATTTCGTGTTGGAGTTTCTATATGCGAACTCCAACACAGCCATTCATCTATCGCGTCTTGGAGAAGAGTGGGTGCTCTGGGCCTCTGAGGAGTTTGGTTTCATGACTCCAAGCGATTCTGTATCAACCGGAAGCAGTATAATGCCGCAGAAGAAGAATCCAGACCCGATGGAGCTCGTCAGAGGCAAATCTGCTCGAGTCATAGGGGATCTTGTCACTGTCCTGACGCTGTGCAAGGGACTTCCCCTTGCTTACAACCGTGATTTTCAAGAAGATAAAGAGCCTATGTTTGATAGCACCAAGACTATAATGGGAATGATCGATGTTTCCGCGGAGTTTGCACAGAATGTCACGTTTAACCAAGAGAGGATTAAGAGAAGTCTACCTGCTGGTCACCTTGATGCTACTACTCTTGCTGATTACCTTGTGAAGAAG GGGATGCCGTTTAGGTCATCACACGACGTTGTTGGGAAACTAGTTGGAGTTTGTGTGTCAAGAGGATGTGAACTTCAGAACCTGAGTCTTGAAGAGATGAAGAAGCTGAGCCCTGTGTTTGAAGAAGATGTGTTTGGGTTTTTGGGAGTCGAAAATTCGGTTAATAAGTTCAGTTCGTACGGTTCAACTGGATCGAACTGTGTGGCTGAGCAACTTGGCTACTGGGTCAACAAGCTGAAGATTACTAGCACTTGA
- the LOC106415148 gene encoding ribosomal RNA small subunit methyltransferase H-like has product MAGVIRVKHMFLCSSILASNNNISKALSRLPRRGINVTAGNLSSSETKKKEKERRKRRKEIEVARETAEAVVKKEKRRTRSSREYEIGGDGEAPSSHVPVMLGEVMDVFSSVWLRSFVDCTLGAAGHSSSIIQSHSELNHFVGMDVDPVARKLAHFHIDSLMHPTLKASIVLKNFKYIKSAVADTHPELLDVGVDGILMDLGMSSMQVNNPERGFSVLQQGPLDMRMDPQASLTAEDIVNTWPESELGRILREYGEESNWHSLQTRIVKARLTGGLHSTGDLVDLIRRMSPPSRGGRQGWIKTATRVFQGLRIAVNDELKTLQNALYSSFDVLSPGGRLAVISFHSLEDRVVKQTFLDILGFQREETSTEMSVKPERQIEESIDKELKEKEAWIKQTVISSKGVILTKRPITPSEEEEKLNRRARSAKLRVIQKL; this is encoded by the exons ATGGCGGGAGTGATTAGGGTGAAGCATATGTTCCTATGCTCGTCGATTCTCGCTAGCAACAACAACATCAGCAAGGCTCTATCACGCCTCCCTCGGCGTGGTATCAATGTAACCGCGGGAAATCTCAGTTCCAGCgagacgaagaagaaggagaaagagaggaggaagaggaggaaagaGATCGAGGTCGCGAGAGAGACGGCGGAAGCAGTGGTGAAAAAGGAGAAGAGGAGGACACGGTCTAGCAGAGAGTATGAGATCGGCGGCGACGGGGAAGCTCCGTCCTCGCACGTGCCGGTCATGCTCGGAGAAGTCATGGACGTTTTCTCCTCGGTTTGGTTGAGAAGCTTCGTGGATTGCACTCTTGGCGCAGCTGGTCACTCTTCTTCT ATTATTCAAAGTCACTCTGAGTTGAATCATTTCGTTGGGATGGATGTGGATCCTGTGGCTCGGAAACTGGCTCATTTTCATATTGATTCTCTCATGCATCCAACTTTGAAGGCTTCTATTGTGTTGAAGaactttaaatatattaagTCTGCGGTTGCTGATACGCATCCGGAGCTGTTAGATGTAGGTGTTGATGGTATCCTTATGGACCTGGGAATGTCATCTATGCAG GTAAACAATCCTGAAAGAGGGTTTAGTGTGCTTCAACAAGGACCTCTTGATATGCGCATGGATCCTCAG GCGAGTCTGACAGCGGAAGATATAGTGAACACTTGGCCAGAATCCGAACTAGGGAGGATTCTACGAGAATATGGGGAAGAAAGCAATTGGCATTCACTTCAAACCAGAATTGTTAAGGCTAGACTTACTGGTGGGTTACATTCTACTGGTGACTTGGTGGATCTCATTAGAAGGATGTCACCACCAAGCAGag GAGGCAGACAGGGTTGGATAAAGACCGCAACACGTGTGTTTCAAGGACTAAGGATCGCAGTGAACGACGAACTCAAGACACTACAAAACGCACTCTACTCATCCTTCGATGTTCTCTCCCCAGGTGGGAGATTAGCAGTCATCTCCTTTCACAGTCTGGAGGATCGGGTAGTTAAACAAACATTCCTCGACATACTGGGGTTTCAAAGGGAGGAGACAAGCACAGAGATGAGCGTAAAACCAGAGAGACAAATCGAAGAAAGTATAGACAAGGAGCTAAAAGAGAAAGAAGCGTGGATCAAACAAACTGTAATCAGTTCGAAAGGAGTAATATTGACAAAGAGACCTATTACTCCTTCGGAGGAAGAGGAGAAACTGAATCGCAGAGCAAGGAGTGCTAAGCTAAGAGTGATTCAGAAGTTGTGA
- the LOC106415150 gene encoding protein POLAR-like 1, whose translation MARLFPSPVKVKGKKKKAMAEERVRDCDCERIINDHHGVGQLSDSPPRTIDSELRRREFLFSIGMSCYLLHLIATGREEIHKIVELRNNIEKLLECKNDEMRRKHQEFVELRNEIDKLLQNHNDDLRRKQQRFVSGKQEQSDVVETSSDYYYSPQLMETSLAVGVEGSFKHYVFKGKGKDFVGDMDQLEAELEAEFELLQIGHNQEKSEDSRGIRPLEEQQGVCPYELEKRLHELIEIRQEEKINELENALENAKKRLHVKEAEASWWKDIACIVSEHVPQPSRINPSSQTRQYPLSR comes from the exons ATGGCTCGGTTGTTTCCTTCGCCGGTTAAGGTcaaagggaagaagaagaaggctatGGCCGAAGAACGTGTAAGAGACTGTGACTGCGAGAGGATCATAAATGATCATCATGGAGTTGGCCAACTTTCAGATTCGCCGCCACGGACGATCGATTCCG AATTGCGAAGAAGGGAGTTTTTGTTCAGCATTGGGATGAGTTGTTACTTGCTGCATCTGATTGCTACTGGAAGAGAAGAGATTCACAAGATAGTCGAGCTACGTAACAATATAGAGAAGCTTCTTGAATGCAAGAACGATGAAATGAGGCGAAAACATCAAGAGTTTGTTGAGTTAAGGAACGAAATAGACAAGCTATTACAAAATCACAATGATGATTTGAGGCGAAAACAACAACGGTTTGTCTCAGGGAAGCAAGAGCAGAGTGACGTTGTGGAAACTTCTAGTGATTACTATTACTCTCCACAGTTAATGGAGACGTCTTTGGCTGTTGGAGTTGAAGGTTCTTTTAAACATTATGTATTTAAGGGAAAGGGAAAAGATTTTGTAGGAGACATGGATCAGCTTGAAGCAGAACTTGAAGCCGAGTTTGAGCTTCTTCAGATTGGTCACAACCAAGAGAAGAGTGAAGATTCAAGAGGAATAAGGCCATTGGAGGAACAACAAGGAGTGTGTCCTTATGAGTTAGAGAAGAGGCTACATGAGCTAATAGAAataagacaagaagagaagataaATGAGCTGGAGAATGCATTGGAAAATGCTAAGAAAAGGCTTCATGTGAAGGAGGCTGAAGCTTCTTGGTGGAAAGACATTGCTTGCATTGTCTCTGAACACGTTCCTCAACCTTCTAGAATCAACCCCAGCTCTCAAACTCGTCAGTACCCTCTCTCTAGGTAA
- the LOC106415801 gene encoding CBS domain-containing protein CBSX3, mitochondrial: MQAVIRSFVSGGNVVRSSLLQHLRVVNPAIQPSVLSTRSESTQPARMEEHGFESTTISDVMNAKGKSADGSWLWCTTDDSVYDAVKSMTQHNVGALVVVKPGEQQSLAGIITERDYLRKIIVQGRSSKSTKVGDIMTEENKLITVTPETKVLVAMQLMTDNRIRHIPVIKDKGMIGMVSIGDVVRAVVTEHREELNRLNAFIQGGY; the protein is encoded by the exons ATGCAAGCTGTGATTCGTTCGTTTGTGTCCGGTGGAAATGTTGTGAGATCATCTCTGCTGCAGCATCTCCGTGTGGTCAACCCGGCGATTCAGCCTTCCGTGTTGTCTACTCGCTCTGAGTCCACTCAGCCTGCTCGTATGGAGGAGCATGGGTTCGAGAGCACAACCATTTCTGATGTTATGAACGCCAAAGGCAAAAGCGCTGATGGATCTTGGCTTTGGTGTACCACTGATGACTCTGTTTACGATGCTGTTAAATCC ATGACACAACACAATGTTGGTGCCTTGGTGGTTGTGAAACCTGGTGAGCAACAATCTCTTGCTGGAATCATTACAGAGAGAG ATTATCTGAGGAAGATCATAGTGCAAGGCAGATCATCCAAATCAACAAAAGTAGGGGACATTATGACTGAAGAG AATAAGCTTATCACCGTGACACCAGAGACCAAGGTCTTGGTCGCTATGCAGCTGATGACAG ATAACAGGATCAGGCACATTCCAGTGATCAAAGACAAGGGTATGATAGGAATGGTGTCCATTGGAGACGTGGTCCGTGCAGTGGTGACTGAGCATCGTGAGGAGCTCAACCGCCTAAATGCCTTTATTCAGGGAGGTTACTAG
- the LOC106415355 gene encoding transmembrane 9 superfamily member 8, with amino-acid sequence MGMELKRSAIAFLLLLFVRAAHSFYLPGVAPQDFEKGDELKVKVNKLTSIKTQLPYSYYSLPFCQPKKIVDSTENLGEVLRGDRIENAPYSFKMREAQMCNILCRVTLDAKTAKAFKEKIDDEYRVNMILDNLPLVVPIERVDQGSPAVVYQLGYHVGLKGQYEGSKEQKFFMHNHLAFTVRYHRDVETDAARIVGFEVKPYSVKHEYDGEWSEKTRLTTCDPHKKRLVVSSSTPQEVEQKKEIIFTYDVDFQESEVKWASRWDAYLLMNDNQIHWFSIVNSLMIVLFLSGMVAMIMLRTLYRDISRYNELETQEEAQEETGWKLVHGDVFRLPTNSDLLCVYVGTGVQCLGMVLVTMIFAMLGFLSPSNRGGLMTAMLLLWVFMGLFAGYASSRLYKMFKGTEWKRIAFRTAFLFPAVVSSIFFVLNALIWGQKSSGAVPFGTMFALIFLWFGISVPLVFVGAYLGFKKPAVDDPVKTNKIPRQIPEQAWYMNPVFSILIGGILPFGAVFIELFFILTSIWLNQFYYIFGFLFLVFVILIVTCAEITVVLCYFQLCSEDYLWWWRSYLTSGSSALYLFLYATFYFFTKLQITKLVSAMLYFGYMLIASYAFFVLTGTIGFYACLWFTRLIYSSVKID; translated from the exons ATGGGTATGGAGCTTAAGAGATCCGCGATCGCCTTCCTTCTTCTGCTCTTCGTCCGTGCCGCTCACTCTTTCTATCTCCCAGGGGTCGCTCCTCAGGATTTCGAAAAG GGTGATGAGCTGAAGGTCAAAGTGAATAAATTAACCTCCATCAAGACTCAGCTTCCGTACTCGTATTACTCTCTTCCCTTTTGCCAACCTAAGAAGATTGTTGATAGTACTGAGAATCTTGGAGAAGTGCTTCGTGGTGACCGGATTGAGAATGCCCCATACTCG TTTAAAATGCGGGAGGCGCAGATGTGCAATATTCTCTGCCGGGTCACTCTTGATGCCAAGACAGCAAAAGCCTTCAAAGAAAAGATTGATGATGAGTACCGTGTCAACAT GATACTCGACAACCTTCCTCTTGTGGTTCCAATCGAAAGAGTGGATCAGGGCTCTCCCGCTGTTGTTTATCAGCTTGGTTATCATGTTGGTCTTAAAGGCCAGTATGAAGGG AGCAAAGAGCAGAAGTTCTTTATGCACAATCACTTGGCATTTACAGTCAGATATCACAGAGATGTAGAAACTGATGCTGCAAGGATTGTGGGATTTGAGGTTAAACCTTACAG TGTTAAGCATGAATACGATGGAGAGTGGAGTGAGAAGACCCGTCTGACAACCTGTGATCCTCACAAAAAGCGCCTGGTCGTTAGCTCGTCTACCCCTCAAGAAGTTGAACAAAAGAAGGAGATCATCTTCACTTATGATGTTGATTTCCAG GAAAGTGAAGTGAAATGGGCATCTAGATGGGATGCTTATCTTCTGATGAATGATAACCAAATCCACTGGTTCTCCATTGTTAATTCTCTCATGATCGTCCTGTTCCTGTCTGGTATGGTGGCGATGATAATGCTGAGGACCCTTTACCGTGATATTTCACGATACAACGAGCTCGAGACTCAAGAAGAAGCTCAAGAAGAGACAGGGTGGAAGCTTGTCCACGGTGATGTTTTCAGACTTCCAACCAATTCTGATCTCCTCTGCGTCTACGTTGGTACAGGGGTCCAATGTTTAGGCATGGTACTCGTCACCATGATCTTCGCCATGCTCGGGTTTCTCTCCCCTTCAAATAGGGGTGGTCTGATGACGGCCATGCTTCTGCTCTGGGTCTTCATGGGACTTTTTGCTGGTTACGCTTCGTCACGTCTCTACAAAATGTTCAAAGGAACAGAGTGGAAGAGAATCGCCTTCAGGACAGCCTTCTTGTTCCCTGCAGTCGTCTCATCCATCTTCTTTGTCCTAAACGCTCTCATCTGGGGGCAGAAGTCATCTGGTGCCGTCCCCTTCGGAACAATGTTCGCCTTGATCTTCCTCTGGTTCGGCATCTCGGTTCCTCTCGTCTTTGTCGGCGCTTACCTCGGGTTCAAGAAACCAGCGGTTGATGACCCTGTGAAAACCAACAAAATCCCAAGGCAAATCCCAGAGCAAGCTTGGTACATGAACCCGGTTTTCTCAATCCTCATCGGAGGAATCCTGCCTTTCGGTGCAGTCTTCATCGagctcttcttcatcctcacaTCCATCTGGCTCAACCAGTTCTACTACATCTTCGGTTTCCTCTTCCTCGTCTTTGTGATCCTCATCGTTACTTGCGCCGAGATAACAGTAGTACTCTGCTACTTCCAGCTCTGCAGTGAGGACTACCTCTGGTGGTGGAGATCTTACCTAACATCAGGATCATCAGCTCTGTATCTATTCCTCTACGCGACGTTCTACTTCTTCACAAAGCTTCAGATCACAAAACTGGTGTCGGCGATGCTTTACTTTGGGTACATGCTCATCGCGTCATACGCATTCTTTGTGCTCACAGGAACAATTGGGTTCTATGCTTGTCTGTGGTTCACAAGGCTCATCTATTCGTCGGTTAAGATCGATTag
- the LOC106414011 gene encoding enhancer of rudimentary homolog, which produces MANNQNGRHTIILLQNSPSRATRTFMDYDSIGQAIDGICGLYERKLKEINPSLRNLSYDIADLYNFIDGLTDLSAMVYENSMNAYMPYDRQWIKHKAFHHLKKLASGGR; this is translated from the exons ATG GCAAATAATCAGAACGGAAGGCACACAATCATCCTGTTGCAAAACTCACCAAGCAGAGCTACGAGGACGTTTATGGACTATGATTCTATAGGCCAAGCTATCGAtg GTATCTGCGGCTTATACGAAAGGAAGCTGAAAGAAATCAACCCATCCCTCAGGAATCTTAGTTATGACATTGCTGATCTTTACAATTTTATCGATGGTCTTACTGACCTGAGCGCTATGGT CTATGAAAATTCGATGAATGCTTATATGCCATATGACAGGCAGTGGATTAAGCACAAGGCGTTTCACCATCTCAAGAAACTTGCCAGTGGAGGCAGATAA